A window of the Tessaracoccus sp. MC1865 genome harbors these coding sequences:
- a CDS encoding ROK family transcriptional regulator has translation MPAVTRRPPGHTPGIANTERIREVNVSRLLDLLHRGGPQTRAALTRQLGLNRSTMGVLVAQLVKLGIATESEPVPNGTGRPSPVVSLDPGLVAIAINPEVGMLRVAAVATGGRILERVSLPLDDLPSSRTVAALAAEAANDMLKRHPEWRLLGAGVAVPGQIRLQDGSVSEATHLGWTDEPLSSHAAEALGAPTWAANAAILALRAETTFGAGVNRDDLFYIIGGPSGIGGGAVEDGRLLVGAQGFAGEIGHVAVNPGGKECHCGGRGCLEAEVTAAQLGEALGNPDFTIEELVDEWRSRRDEPGLHELNEELLAHLAVALRNIVNLFNPGTILIAGFLAGLVAGRTVEELVPEAIRSSRRDLTILPANVPDAVLLGAAELVFSEFILAPSALT, from the coding sequence ATGCCCGCCGTCACCCGCCGACCTCCCGGTCACACCCCGGGGATTGCCAACACCGAACGAATCCGTGAGGTGAACGTGTCGCGCCTGCTGGATCTGCTGCATCGAGGTGGCCCCCAAACGCGTGCAGCGCTCACCAGGCAGCTGGGCCTCAACCGATCCACCATGGGCGTACTCGTGGCGCAACTCGTGAAGCTGGGCATCGCAACGGAGTCGGAACCGGTGCCGAACGGCACCGGAAGGCCCAGCCCCGTGGTGTCGCTCGACCCCGGCCTGGTGGCCATCGCGATCAACCCCGAGGTGGGGATGCTGCGGGTGGCCGCCGTCGCCACGGGAGGTCGCATTCTTGAGCGGGTCTCGCTGCCGCTTGATGATCTCCCATCCTCGCGGACCGTGGCGGCACTGGCCGCCGAGGCCGCAAACGACATGCTCAAACGTCATCCAGAGTGGCGACTCCTGGGCGCTGGGGTGGCCGTCCCGGGGCAGATCCGCCTGCAGGACGGCTCGGTGAGCGAGGCCACCCACCTGGGATGGACGGATGAGCCGCTCTCCAGCCACGCTGCCGAAGCGCTGGGTGCGCCCACCTGGGCCGCCAACGCGGCGATCCTCGCGCTTCGCGCCGAGACGACGTTCGGGGCCGGTGTGAACCGCGACGACCTGTTCTACATCATCGGCGGGCCTTCGGGCATCGGCGGGGGAGCGGTCGAGGACGGACGCCTCTTGGTGGGTGCCCAGGGGTTCGCCGGCGAGATCGGGCACGTGGCAGTCAATCCGGGCGGCAAGGAGTGCCATTGTGGTGGCCGAGGATGCCTGGAAGCGGAGGTCACAGCCGCTCAGTTGGGCGAAGCGCTCGGCAATCCCGATTTCACCATCGAGGAACTCGTCGACGAGTGGCGCAGCCGGCGCGACGAGCCGGGCCTCCATGAGCTCAACGAAGAGTTGCTGGCCCATCTGGCCGTCGCCCTGCGCAACATCGTCAATCTCTTCAACCCCGGGACCATCCTGATCGCCGGGTTCCTCGCCGGCCTTGTGGCGGGGAGAACGGTCGAAGAACTGGTGCCTGAGGCCATCCGGTCAAGCCGGCGCGACCTGACGATCCTGCCCGCCAATGTGCCCGACGCGGTGCTGCTCGGTGCCGCCGAGTTGGTCTTCTCCGAGTTCATCCTTGCTCCGTCCGCCTTGACCTGA
- a CDS encoding DUF456 domain-containing protein — protein sequence MTAEMIAALAAGVLALVGLTGIVVPVLPGSLAIGVGALVWAIWGGSSWGWIAFGFAALLLIFGALSSWMLTGRSLQQRQVPKWPVVVGVVAGVVGVFVLPGLGLPIGFVLGLLLAEWYRLRDFRMALATSWTTVKALGMGILVELSCAMAAVVILAVSIATAW from the coding sequence ATGACAGCAGAGATGATCGCCGCGCTCGCCGCCGGCGTCCTGGCCCTGGTCGGGCTCACGGGGATCGTGGTGCCCGTCCTCCCCGGCAGCCTCGCCATCGGCGTCGGCGCACTCGTGTGGGCGATCTGGGGTGGCTCGTCCTGGGGGTGGATCGCGTTCGGCTTCGCCGCCTTGCTGCTGATCTTCGGTGCCCTCAGCAGCTGGATGCTGACCGGCCGCTCGCTCCAGCAGCGTCAGGTACCGAAATGGCCGGTCGTCGTCGGTGTCGTCGCCGGGGTCGTCGGCGTCTTCGTGCTTCCCGGTTTGGGCCTGCCGATCGGCTTCGTGCTCGGCCTGCTCCTGGCGGAGTGGTACCGGCTACGCGACTTCCGCATGGCGCTGGCCACCAGTTGGACGACAGTCAAGGCGCTGGGGATGGGGATCCTGGTGGAACTGAGCTGCGCGATGGCTGCGGTGGTCATCCTGGCGGTCAGCATCGCCACCGCCTGGTGA